One genomic segment of Occultella kanbiaonis includes these proteins:
- a CDS encoding carbohydrate ABC transporter permease, with translation MSHSASGPATGPDVKERAARRKPRASDRARSEARLGLMLAAPAFVVMVAVTLYPIVQAFIDSLSRIRLTAPDANEFVGFGNYAVVLTDPVFWSAMGVTLFITVVTVLVELVIGFALALVMHRAIQNLRGALRTAILVPYGIITVVSAFAWFYAFDISSGYVNSWFDWVPGVSEDLNWFASQGTSLFVIMASEIWKTTPFISLLLLAGLAQVPGELEEAAKVDGATSWQVFKRVIVPNMKAAIMVAVLFRALDAFRIFDNVFVMTNGANGTTVLSLLAYRTSIGRLEIGLGSAVSVLLFLSVVAICFVAIKLFKVDLSSARGGN, from the coding sequence GTGAGTCACAGTGCGAGCGGGCCTGCGACCGGTCCCGACGTCAAGGAACGCGCCGCGCGCCGGAAGCCGCGCGCGAGCGACCGGGCCCGATCCGAGGCCCGGCTCGGTCTGATGCTCGCGGCGCCGGCGTTCGTCGTGATGGTCGCCGTGACGCTCTACCCGATCGTGCAGGCGTTCATCGACTCCCTCTCCAGGATCCGGCTGACCGCCCCCGACGCCAACGAGTTCGTCGGGTTCGGCAACTACGCGGTCGTGCTCACCGACCCGGTGTTCTGGTCCGCGATGGGGGTGACTCTGTTCATCACGGTGGTGACCGTCCTGGTCGAACTGGTCATCGGCTTCGCCCTCGCGCTGGTCATGCACCGAGCCATCCAGAACCTGCGCGGCGCACTTCGCACGGCGATCCTGGTGCCCTACGGCATCATCACGGTGGTCTCGGCGTTCGCGTGGTTCTACGCCTTCGACATCAGCTCCGGGTACGTGAACTCCTGGTTCGACTGGGTCCCGGGGGTCAGCGAGGACCTGAACTGGTTCGCCTCCCAGGGGACGAGCCTGTTCGTGATCATGGCCTCGGAGATCTGGAAGACGACCCCGTTCATCTCGCTGCTGCTCCTCGCCGGCCTCGCGCAGGTCCCGGGGGAGCTGGAGGAAGCGGCGAAGGTGGACGGGGCCACCAGCTGGCAGGTGTTCAAGCGCGTGATCGTGCCCAACATGAAGGCCGCGATCATGGTGGCCGTGCTGTTCCGGGCACTGGACGCGTTCCGCATCTTCGACAACGTGTTCGTCATGACGAACGGCGCTAACGGCACCACCGTGCTCTCCCTGCTTGCCTATCGAACGTCCATCGGGCGCCTCGAGATCGGACTCGGCTCCGCCGTCTCGGTGCTGCTCTTCCTGTCCGTGGTCGCCATCTGCTTCGTGGCGATCAAGCTCTTCAAAGTGGACCTCTCGAGTGCGCGAGGAGGCAACTGA
- a CDS encoding extracellular solute-binding protein: protein MVAATAGAALVATLAACAPDDGPPTLNWYINSDNGGQAQIAAECTEAADGAYTIETVLLPRDAAAQREQLARRLAAEDRSIDLMSLDPPFIPELSEPGFLAPIPDDVAEAVSENVVQGSLDSATWNDELVAIPFWANTQLLWYRESVVEEAGLDMSQPVTWDQLIEVATDQDLYLAVQGIKGESLTVWINALIASAGGEIITNPGSSAEDTELGLETDAGREAARIMGQIGSEGLGGPGLPTSDESASLRLFQGDDASFMVNWPFVWTSTQQAVDDGLLEESVLDDFGWALYPAVTEGTDSAPPVGGINLGVGAFSEHTDLAFEAAQCIVTPEHQAFYMVNDGNPASNTEAYEDAEVQETFPMYEMIRDSLEQAAPRPQTPLYNEISTGLQETWYPVSDVNPDTSPEAATELITAVLRGERLL, encoded by the coding sequence ATGGTTGCGGCGACCGCCGGAGCAGCACTCGTGGCGACCCTCGCCGCGTGTGCGCCCGACGATGGCCCACCGACGCTGAACTGGTACATCAACTCGGACAACGGTGGCCAGGCGCAGATCGCTGCCGAGTGCACCGAGGCGGCGGACGGTGCGTACACCATCGAGACGGTGCTGCTGCCGCGGGATGCCGCCGCCCAGCGCGAGCAGCTCGCGCGACGTCTGGCCGCGGAGGACCGCTCGATCGACCTGATGAGCCTGGACCCGCCGTTCATCCCCGAGCTCTCCGAGCCCGGCTTCCTGGCGCCGATCCCCGACGATGTTGCCGAAGCCGTCTCCGAGAACGTGGTGCAGGGCTCGCTGGACTCGGCCACCTGGAACGACGAGCTCGTCGCGATCCCGTTCTGGGCCAACACCCAGCTGCTCTGGTACCGCGAGTCCGTGGTCGAGGAGGCCGGGCTGGACATGTCGCAGCCGGTGACCTGGGACCAGCTGATCGAGGTGGCCACCGACCAGGACCTCTACCTCGCGGTCCAGGGCATCAAGGGGGAGTCCCTCACCGTCTGGATCAACGCCCTGATCGCCTCGGCCGGCGGTGAGATCATCACGAATCCCGGCTCGAGCGCCGAGGACACCGAACTCGGTCTGGAGACCGACGCCGGGCGCGAGGCCGCGCGGATCATGGGGCAGATCGGCAGCGAGGGCCTGGGCGGGCCGGGCCTGCCGACCTCCGACGAGTCCGCGTCGCTGCGGCTCTTCCAGGGCGATGACGCCTCCTTCATGGTGAACTGGCCGTTCGTGTGGACCTCCACCCAACAGGCGGTCGACGACGGCCTGCTCGAGGAGTCCGTGCTCGACGACTTCGGCTGGGCGCTCTACCCGGCGGTCACCGAGGGCACGGACTCCGCACCCCCGGTGGGCGGGATCAACCTCGGCGTCGGTGCCTTCAGCGAGCACACCGACCTGGCCTTCGAGGCCGCACAGTGCATCGTCACCCCCGAGCACCAGGCGTTCTACATGGTCAACGACGGGAACCCGGCCTCGAACACCGAGGCCTACGAGGATGCCGAGGTCCAGGAGACCTTCCCGATGTACGAGATGATCCGGGACTCCCTCGAGCAGGCCGCGCCACGGCCGCAGACGCCGCTCTACAACGAGATCAGCACCGGGTTGCAGGAGACCTGGTACCCGGTCTCCGACGTGAACCCGGACACGTCTCCGGAAGCGGCCACCGAGCTCATCACCGCCGTCCTGCGAGGGGAGCGTCTGCTGTGA
- a CDS encoding UDP-N-acetylglucosamine 1-carboxyvinyltransferase: MTVIEETDTSVAEIGTLIRGARQNKGLTQSQLAERLNTSQSAIARIEQGSQNLSVELLTRINRALEADLLSIGAPRASHLRVTGGQQLSGTITVKSSKNGAVALLCASLLNQGRTRLRGVARIVEVDRIVDVLRSIGVKVTWSADGHDLDIVPPAHLDLDAMDADAAKRTRSIIMFLGPLLNRNPDFELPYAGGCDLGTRTVEPHMIALRPFGLEVVATSGAYHATVAPDRPQDIKVVLTERGDTVTENAIMAAARHPGVTTIRNASSNYMVQDLCFYLDLLGVRIDGVGTTTLTVHGLADIDSDVDYALAEDPIEAMSLLTAGIVTHSEITVARVPIEFMEIELATLAEMGLRYVLSEEYPAANGRTRLVDVTVKPSELRAPIDKIHPMPFPGLNIDNLPFFAVIAACASGHTLIHDWVYDNRAIHLSVLTRLGADVRLLDPHRLDINGPTHWSGAEVSCPPALRPAVVILLAMLAAKGTSVLRGVDIIARGYEQLQERLIELGAQIETFRD; the protein is encoded by the coding sequence ATGACCGTGATTGAAGAGACCGATACCTCCGTCGCCGAGATCGGCACCCTGATCCGTGGGGCTCGTCAGAACAAGGGCTTGACCCAGAGCCAGCTCGCCGAGCGCCTGAACACCTCCCAGAGCGCCATCGCCCGGATCGAGCAGGGCAGTCAGAACCTCTCCGTCGAGCTTCTCACGCGGATCAACCGCGCCCTCGAGGCCGATCTGCTCTCCATCGGTGCGCCGCGGGCCTCGCACCTGCGGGTGACCGGCGGTCAGCAGCTCTCCGGCACGATCACGGTCAAATCGTCCAAGAACGGTGCGGTCGCCCTGCTCTGCGCCTCGCTCCTGAACCAGGGCCGGACCCGGCTGCGCGGTGTGGCTCGGATCGTCGAGGTCGACCGGATCGTGGACGTGCTCCGGTCCATCGGGGTCAAGGTCACCTGGTCCGCCGACGGCCACGACCTGGATATCGTCCCGCCCGCCCACCTCGACCTGGACGCGATGGACGCCGATGCCGCGAAGCGCACCCGCAGCATCATCATGTTCCTCGGACCGCTTCTGAACCGGAATCCGGACTTCGAGCTGCCGTACGCCGGCGGTTGCGACCTCGGCACCCGGACCGTGGAGCCGCACATGATCGCGCTGCGCCCGTTCGGGCTGGAGGTGGTGGCCACTTCCGGCGCCTACCACGCCACCGTCGCGCCGGACCGCCCGCAGGACATCAAGGTGGTCCTCACCGAGCGCGGTGACACGGTCACCGAGAACGCCATCATGGCAGCGGCCCGGCACCCGGGGGTGACCACCATCCGCAACGCCAGCTCGAACTACATGGTCCAGGACCTGTGCTTCTATCTCGACCTGCTCGGGGTGCGGATCGACGGAGTGGGTACGACCACGCTGACGGTGCACGGCCTCGCCGACATCGACTCGGACGTCGACTACGCCCTGGCCGAGGATCCGATCGAGGCGATGAGCCTGCTCACGGCCGGGATCGTGACGCATTCCGAGATCACCGTGGCCCGGGTGCCGATCGAGTTCATGGAGATCGAGCTCGCCACCCTCGCCGAGATGGGACTGCGGTACGTGCTCTCCGAGGAGTACCCGGCGGCGAACGGACGAACCCGCCTGGTGGACGTGACGGTCAAGCCGAGTGAGCTGAGGGCGCCGATCGACAAGATCCATCCGATGCCCTTCCCCGGGCTGAACATCGACAACCTGCCGTTCTTCGCCGTCATCGCGGCCTGCGCCTCGGGGCACACGCTGATCCACGACTGGGTCTACGACAACCGGGCCATCCACCTGAGCGTCCTGACCCGCCTCGGCGCGGACGTGCGCCTGCTCGACCCGCACCGCCTCGACATCAACGGCCCGACCCACTGGTCCGGCGCCGAGGTGAGCTGCCCGCCCGCGCTGCGTCCCGCCGTCGTCATCCTGCTCGCCATGCTTGCCGCGAAGGGCACCTCCGTGCTCCGCGGGGTGGACATCATCGCCCGCGGCTACGAGCAGCTGCAGGAGCGACTGATCGAGCTCGGCGCCCAGATCGAGACCTTCCGGGACTGA
- a CDS encoding PhoH family protein has product MLPVPDPHTAPDGTDGARVTYVLDTSVLLSDPRAIYRFAEHDVVLPIVVITELEAKRHHPELGYFARSALRILDDLRVKHGKLDEPIAVGEAGGTVRVELNHSDPSILPSGLRLGDNDTRILSVAANLRSEGLTVRVVSKDLPMRVKASAVGIRAEEYRAQLAVDSGWRGMSEASVTESEMATLFGEEHLSIADLAMGDGVRDLPCHTGLVLHSPRGSGLGRVTPDKQIALVRGDRDIFGMHGRSAEQRIAIDLLLDPEIGIVSLGGRAGTGKSALALCAGLEAVLERREHRKVMVFRPLYAVGGQELGYLPGSEAEKMNPWAQAVFDTLGAVVSSEVVEEVMDRGMLEVLPLTHIRGRSLHDAFVIVDEAQSLERNVLLTVLSRIGQSSRVVLTHDVAQRDNLRVGRHDGVAAVIEALKGHPLFAHVTLTRSERSPVAALVTELLEGIEA; this is encoded by the coding sequence GTGCTGCCGGTCCCCGATCCCCACACCGCCCCTGACGGCACCGACGGCGCACGCGTCACCTATGTCCTCGACACCTCTGTGTTGCTGTCCGACCCGCGCGCGATCTACCGGTTCGCCGAACACGACGTGGTGCTGCCGATCGTCGTCATCACCGAGTTGGAGGCCAAGCGCCACCACCCCGAACTCGGCTACTTCGCACGCAGCGCGCTGCGGATCCTCGACGACCTTCGGGTCAAGCACGGCAAGCTCGACGAGCCCATCGCAGTCGGCGAGGCGGGCGGCACCGTCCGGGTCGAGCTGAACCACTCCGACCCCTCGATCCTGCCCTCGGGCCTGCGCCTGGGTGACAACGACACCCGGATCCTCTCCGTCGCGGCGAACCTTCGCTCCGAGGGGCTCACTGTCCGGGTGGTCTCCAAGGACCTACCGATGCGGGTCAAGGCGTCGGCCGTCGGGATCCGGGCCGAGGAATACCGCGCCCAGCTGGCGGTCGATTCCGGCTGGCGGGGCATGTCAGAGGCGTCCGTCACGGAGTCGGAGATGGCCACGCTGTTCGGTGAGGAGCACCTCTCCATCGCGGACCTGGCGATGGGCGACGGCGTCCGGGACCTGCCGTGTCACACCGGCCTGGTGCTGCACTCGCCCCGCGGCTCGGGGCTCGGGCGGGTCACGCCGGACAAGCAGATCGCGCTGGTCCGGGGCGACCGGGACATCTTCGGGATGCACGGGCGCAGCGCCGAGCAGCGGATCGCGATCGACCTGCTGCTCGATCCGGAGATCGGCATCGTCTCCCTCGGGGGCCGGGCGGGGACGGGGAAGTCCGCGCTGGCCCTCTGTGCGGGGCTCGAGGCCGTGCTTGAGCGGCGCGAGCACCGGAAGGTCATGGTGTTCCGACCGCTGTACGCCGTCGGCGGCCAGGAGCTCGGCTACCTGCCGGGCAGCGAGGCCGAGAAGATGAACCCCTGGGCCCAGGCCGTCTTCGACACCCTCGGCGCGGTCGTCTCCTCGGAGGTCGTCGAGGAGGTCATGGACCGGGGCATGCTCGAGGTGCTCCCGCTCACGCACATCCGTGGCCGGTCCCTGCACGACGCCTTCGTGATCGTGGACGAGGCACAGTCGCTCGAGCGCAACGTGCTGCTCACGGTGCTGTCCCGGATCGGGCAGAGCTCGAGGGTGGTCCTCACCCACGACGTCGCCCAGCGGGACAACCTCCGGGTGGGGCGGCACGACGGGGTCGCCGCCGTGATCGAGGCACTGAAGGGGCACCCGCTGTTCGCCCACGTCACCCTGACCCGCTCCGAGCGGTCCCCGGTCGCGGCCCTGGTCACCGAGCTGCTGGAGGGCATCGAAGCCTGA
- a CDS encoding isoprenyl transferase — protein sequence MRPPNFLYGIYERKLANQLHGRPVPHHIGVMLDGNRRWARSVGLETAQGHQAGADRITDLLTWCEEVGVGVVTLWMLSTDNLRRDPAEITDLLEIIAATVAKLATTRRWRLRMVGELDLLPEEISDRLRAAEALTADVDGVHVNIAVGYGGRHEIANAVRSLIKEYTEQGRSLEDLTDAVTVDKIAEHLYTKGQPDPDLVIRTSGEQRLGGFLLWQSAHSEFYFCEAYWPDFRRVDFLRALRSFGERERRLGR from the coding sequence ATGCGGCCACCGAACTTCCTCTACGGCATCTACGAGCGCAAGCTCGCGAACCAGTTGCACGGCCGACCGGTACCGCATCACATCGGTGTGATGCTGGACGGGAACCGTCGCTGGGCGCGCTCGGTGGGCCTGGAGACGGCGCAAGGTCATCAGGCCGGGGCGGACCGGATCACCGACCTGCTCACCTGGTGCGAGGAGGTGGGTGTCGGGGTCGTCACACTGTGGATGCTCTCCACCGACAACCTCCGGCGCGACCCCGCCGAGATCACCGACCTCCTCGAGATCATCGCCGCCACAGTCGCGAAGCTCGCCACCACCCGACGTTGGCGGTTGCGGATGGTCGGGGAGCTGGACCTGCTGCCGGAGGAGATCTCCGACCGGCTGCGCGCGGCCGAGGCCCTCACCGCGGACGTGGACGGGGTGCACGTCAACATCGCCGTCGGCTACGGCGGGCGCCACGAGATCGCGAACGCGGTGCGCTCGCTGATCAAGGAGTACACGGAGCAGGGACGCTCGCTGGAGGACCTCACCGACGCGGTCACCGTTGACAAGATCGCCGAGCACCTCTACACCAAGGGCCAGCCCGACCCCGACCTCGTCATCCGCACCTCCGGGGAGCAGCGGCTCGGTGGCTTCCTGCTCTGGCAGAGCGCGCACAGCGAGTTCTACTTCTGCGAGGCCTACTGGCCGGACTTCCGCCGGGTGGACTTCCTGCGCGCCCTGCGCTCCTTCGGTGAGCGAGAGCGGCGCCTCGGTCGCTGA
- the trhA gene encoding PAQR family membrane homeostasis protein TrhA: MARTRAHRRRPPVSVDAPVASPAVPAPEAKPRLRGWIHTIMAPIALIVGIVLVVGSTTPAAKISTAVFALTTVILFGTSAIYHRGTWSPRAFAVLRRMDHANIFLVIAGTYTPLAVLLLPAGTATLLLWLVWGGAVAGLLARIFWLGAPRWFYVPVYVALGWVAVGFLPAFWTNGGPAIALLVIAGGLGYTLGAAAYGFKRPNPIPTWFGFHEIFHTGTVIGYSAHAIAIGLAAFSAV; encoded by the coding sequence ATGGCACGCACCAGAGCGCACCGACGCCGGCCTCCGGTGAGCGTCGACGCCCCCGTGGCCTCCCCCGCCGTCCCGGCACCCGAGGCCAAGCCGCGGCTACGTGGCTGGATCCACACGATCATGGCCCCCATCGCGCTGATCGTCGGCATCGTCCTGGTGGTCGGCTCGACCACGCCGGCGGCCAAGATCAGCACCGCCGTGTTCGCGCTCACCACGGTGATCCTGTTCGGCACCAGCGCGATCTACCACCGCGGCACCTGGTCACCGAGGGCATTCGCGGTGCTCCGGCGGATGGACCACGCGAATATCTTCCTGGTCATCGCCGGCACCTACACGCCGCTGGCGGTCCTGCTCCTGCCAGCCGGCACGGCCACGCTGCTGCTCTGGCTCGTGTGGGGCGGCGCGGTCGCCGGACTGCTCGCCAGGATCTTCTGGCTCGGCGCACCACGGTGGTTCTACGTGCCCGTCTACGTGGCGCTCGGGTGGGTGGCGGTCGGTTTCCTGCCCGCGTTCTGGACGAACGGCGGGCCGGCCATCGCCCTCCTGGTGATCGCCGGCGGGCTCGGCTACACCCTCGGCGCGGCCGCCTACGGCTTCAAGCGTCCGAACCCGATCCCCACCTGGTTCGGATTCCACGAGATCTTCCACACCGGGACCGTCATCGGCTACTCCGCTCACGCTATCGCGATCGGGCTGGCGGCGTTCTCGGCGGTGTGA
- a CDS encoding PPK2 family polyphosphate kinase — translation MAKDADWDESPVESLRAGRDFTLADLDRDATPGWSAGKAAAEVAMAARGEELSDLQERLFAHGRTGGDRSVLLVLQGLDTSGKGGIVRHVLGMLDPQGVALASFGVPTETERKHHHLWRIRRALPPAGRIGVFDRSHYEQVLVVKVDGLEPAQENEGRYAELNRFDRQVINSGTTVIKVALMVSHDEQGARLRERLERPDKHWKYNPSDVDTRLKWNEFQDAYQEMFERTSTEAAPWYVVPADHKWYARIAVTELLYQALVGLDLSWPEGDFDLEKEKTRLAATMADPGYQAQENEDSGGHGKKDKKDKKDKKGKKGKKK, via the coding sequence ATGGCCAAGGACGCTGACTGGGACGAATCACCCGTGGAGTCGCTGCGCGCTGGCCGGGACTTCACGCTCGCAGACCTCGACCGGGACGCCACTCCCGGCTGGTCGGCGGGCAAGGCTGCGGCTGAGGTGGCCATGGCCGCCCGCGGTGAGGAACTCTCCGACCTCCAGGAGCGCCTGTTCGCCCACGGTCGCACCGGCGGCGACCGGTCGGTCCTGCTCGTGCTGCAGGGCTTGGACACCTCCGGCAAGGGCGGGATCGTGCGGCACGTGCTCGGGATGCTCGACCCGCAGGGTGTCGCCCTCGCGTCGTTCGGCGTGCCCACCGAGACCGAGCGCAAGCACCACCACCTCTGGCGGATCCGCCGGGCCCTCCCGCCGGCCGGGCGCATCGGCGTGTTCGACAGGTCCCACTACGAACAGGTGCTCGTGGTCAAGGTGGACGGGCTGGAGCCCGCCCAGGAGAACGAGGGCCGCTACGCCGAGCTGAACAGGTTCGACCGGCAGGTGATCAACTCCGGCACCACCGTGATCAAGGTCGCCCTGATGGTCTCCCACGACGAGCAGGGCGCGCGGCTGCGGGAACGGCTCGAGCGCCCCGACAAGCACTGGAAGTACAACCCCAGCGACGTGGACACGCGGCTCAAGTGGAACGAGTTCCAGGACGCCTACCAGGAGATGTTCGAACGCACCTCCACCGAGGCTGCGCCCTGGTACGTCGTTCCGGCCGACCACAAGTGGTACGCACGGATCGCGGTCACGGAGTTGCTGTACCAGGCGCTGGTCGGCCTCGACCTGTCCTGGCCCGAAGGGGACTTCGACCTCGAGAAGGAGAAGACGCGCCTGGCCGCCACCATGGCGGACCCCGGCTACCAGGCCCAAGAGAACGAGGACAGCGGCGGGCACGGCAAGAAGGACAAGAAGGACAAGAAGGACAAGAAGGGGAAGAAGGGCAAGAAGAAGTAG
- a CDS encoding nitrilase-related carbon-nitrogen hydrolase, protein MSTLPVAVAQLSAGVDPEENARLAVAAIADAAADGAKLVVLPEYTAGWAPRLSLDLAQPADGPFVRAVADAARAAGVHVVVGTIETGPVAGGPTAAPGRASNVAVAIGPDGRVLGRYVKVHLFDAFGTRESDVLAPGEPGPQNTLVLDVDGFQVGIATCYDLRFPETFRVLADAGVDALVVIAAWAAGDGKVAQLQTLARARALENTSYLLLASQSGPGRSGHSAVIDPLGVPVAEADAADTVTLRADLDSAVVSSVRDAVPSLRHRRYRVVPADVTEVDR, encoded by the coding sequence ATGAGCACGCTCCCGGTGGCCGTGGCGCAATTGAGCGCCGGGGTCGACCCCGAGGAGAACGCCCGCCTGGCCGTCGCGGCGATCGCGGACGCGGCCGCCGACGGGGCGAAGCTGGTGGTGCTGCCCGAGTACACCGCGGGCTGGGCGCCCCGGCTGAGCCTCGACCTGGCCCAGCCGGCCGACGGTCCGTTCGTGCGGGCGGTCGCCGACGCCGCGCGGGCCGCGGGCGTGCACGTCGTGGTCGGCACGATCGAGACCGGTCCGGTCGCAGGCGGCCCGACGGCGGCCCCGGGCCGGGCATCGAACGTCGCCGTCGCGATCGGTCCGGACGGGCGTGTGCTGGGCCGCTACGTGAAGGTGCACCTGTTCGACGCGTTCGGAACTCGTGAGTCGGACGTGCTCGCTCCCGGCGAGCCCGGGCCGCAGAACACGCTCGTCCTCGACGTCGACGGGTTCCAGGTGGGCATCGCCACCTGCTACGACCTGCGCTTCCCGGAGACGTTCCGGGTCCTGGCCGACGCGGGCGTGGACGCGCTCGTGGTGATCGCGGCCTGGGCCGCGGGGGACGGCAAGGTGGCACAACTGCAGACCCTGGCCCGCGCCCGCGCCCTCGAGAACACGAGCTACCTGCTCCTGGCGAGCCAGAGCGGTCCCGGCCGCAGCGGGCACAGCGCGGTCATCGATCCGTTGGGGGTGCCGGTCGCCGAGGCGGACGCCGCGGACACGGTGACGCTGCGCGCGGACCTGGACTCCGCCGTCGTGAGCAGCGTCCGCGACGCGGTGCCAAGCCTGCGGCACCGCCGCTACCGGGTGGTGCCTGCCGACGTGACCGAGGTCGACCGCTAG
- the mca gene encoding mycothiol conjugate amidase Mca, with amino-acid sequence MAAQNLRLMAVHAHPDDESSKGAATMARYAAEGVEVLVVTCTGGERGDILNPRLENDPEVLRDMPGYRRREMAAAAAALGVSQRWLGFVDSGLPEGDPLPPLPPGCFGLEPLEVTTEALVRVVREFRPHVMTTYNENGGYPHPDHIMTHRVSAAAFDAAADPDAFASAGPAWEIAKLYYDHGFSRARVTAIHEATLAAGKESPYADWLERWGDRDDRADKVTTRIECADYFDQRDRALLAHATQIDPDGFFFAVLREIEREAWPFEEYELARSRVETAVPETDLFAGIRETA; translated from the coding sequence TTGGCTGCGCAGAACCTGCGGCTCATGGCCGTGCACGCCCACCCCGACGACGAATCGAGCAAGGGCGCGGCGACCATGGCGCGGTACGCCGCCGAGGGCGTGGAGGTCCTCGTCGTCACCTGCACCGGTGGCGAGCGCGGTGACATCCTGAACCCGCGACTCGAGAACGATCCCGAGGTGCTCCGGGACATGCCCGGCTACCGGCGCCGGGAGATGGCTGCCGCGGCGGCCGCGCTCGGCGTCTCGCAGCGGTGGCTCGGTTTCGTGGATTCCGGCCTGCCCGAGGGCGACCCGCTGCCCCCGCTGCCGCCGGGGTGCTTCGGCCTCGAGCCGCTCGAGGTGACCACCGAGGCCCTCGTCCGGGTGGTCCGGGAGTTCCGACCGCACGTGATGACCACCTACAACGAGAACGGTGGCTACCCACATCCGGACCACATCATGACCCACCGGGTCTCGGCCGCGGCCTTCGACGCCGCTGCCGACCCGGACGCGTTCGCCAGTGCCGGTCCGGCCTGGGAGATCGCCAAGTTGTACTACGACCACGGCTTCTCCCGCGCCCGCGTCACCGCGATCCATGAGGCGACCCTGGCCGCAGGCAAGGAGTCGCCGTACGCCGACTGGCTGGAGCGCTGGGGGGACCGCGACGACCGCGCGGACAAGGTGACCACCCGGATCGAGTGCGCCGACTACTTCGACCAGCGCGACCGGGCCCTGCTCGCCCATGCGACCCAAATCGACCCCGACGGCTTCTTCTTCGCCGTGCTGCGGGAGATCGAGCGGGAGGCGTGGCCGTTCGAGGAGTACGAACTGGCCCGGTCCCGGGTCGAGACGGCCGTCCCCGAGACGGACCTCTTCGCCGGTATCAGGGAGACGGCGTGA
- a CDS encoding DUF4307 domain-containing protein, producing MVQAPARAENEPSSALLADRYGRRSDGGARRLRARVLIGVLAAAGIAVLVWIAIDMFAPSVDSRDVGFHVVDSESVRVTFDVTKPAERTAVCTLEALSTGYGQVGLLEVEIGPQSADTVRITSEVATSELATTGLVRACTLTD from the coding sequence GTGGTGCAGGCACCGGCCCGGGCCGAGAACGAACCTTCGTCGGCCCTGCTCGCGGACCGTTACGGCCGTCGGTCCGACGGCGGTGCGCGCCGACTGCGGGCACGTGTCCTGATCGGGGTGCTGGCCGCCGCCGGGATCGCGGTCCTGGTCTGGATCGCCATCGACATGTTCGCTCCCTCGGTGGACAGCCGCGACGTCGGCTTCCACGTGGTGGACTCCGAGTCGGTTCGGGTGACCTTCGACGTCACGAAGCCGGCCGAGCGCACCGCGGTGTGCACGTTGGAGGCGCTCAGCACCGGCTACGGCCAGGTCGGGTTGCTCGAGGTTGAGATCGGGCCGCAGTCCGCCGACACGGTGCGCATCACGTCCGAGGTGGCGACCAGCGAACTGGCCACCACCGGCCTGGTCCGCGCCTGCACCCTCACCGACTGA
- the greA gene encoding transcription elongation factor GreA encodes MSETTWLTQDSYDRLKAEYDHLVGEGRTEIADKIESAREEGDLKENGGYHAAREEQAKQEARIRQLDELLRGAQVGEAPADDGIVEPGMVVTATVGGEKMTFLLGSREVAGDTDLDVYSASSPLGTAILGHKTGETVEYKTPNGTTVKVKITKAKPFAG; translated from the coding sequence GTGTCCGAAACCACGTGGCTTACGCAGGACAGTTACGACCGTCTCAAGGCCGAGTACGACCACCTCGTGGGCGAGGGACGGACCGAGATCGCCGACAAGATCGAGTCTGCCCGCGAAGAGGGAGACCTCAAGGAGAACGGCGGATACCACGCCGCTCGCGAGGAGCAGGCGAAGCAGGAGGCCCGCATCCGACAGCTCGACGAGCTGCTCCGCGGCGCCCAGGTCGGCGAAGCCCCGGCCGACGACGGCATCGTCGAGCCCGGCATGGTGGTCACGGCCACCGTCGGCGGCGAGAAGATGACCTTCCTCCTCGGATCCCGTGAGGTCGCCGGCGACACCGACCTCGACGTCTACTCCGCGAGCTCTCCCCTCGGCACGGCCATCCTCGGTCACAAGACGGGCGAGACCGTCGAGTACAAGACCCCGAACGGCACGACGGTCAAGGTCAAGATCACCAAGGCGAAGCCCTTCGCAGGCTGA